A genomic segment from Pseudosulfitobacter sp. DSM 107133 encodes:
- a CDS encoding twin-arginine translocation pathway signal protein, translating to MSLTRRQTLSLIGGGTILAATAAGAGFVSTRTPTRALQPWQQAGRYDDVRLNALSFALLAPNPHNLQPWQVALEGDDALLLHRDPTRHLPETDPFDRQITIGLGCFLEQMVLAAGAAGYAVDLTLFPQGPDGPVAHAVFGAGGAADPLAAHILARRSCKEPFEDKAVPAPLARQLEAYADIYTDAPSVQALTSLTWDAWLVEAMTPRTMQESVDLMRFGKAEINANPDGIDLGGPFLESLMLLGVVSRKVQADPASTGFKQGIELYRAMLQATPAYAVLTSPTNTRTDQIDAGRRWLRLNLAVTGLGLSLHPVSQALQEYPEMADHYATAHNLLAPQGHTVQMLGRLGYGPSRAPSPRWPLETKLIDRT from the coding sequence ATGTCACTGACCCGAAGACAAACCCTTTCCCTGATCGGGGGCGGCACCATATTGGCCGCAACAGCTGCCGGTGCCGGTTTTGTCAGCACCCGCACCCCGACGCGGGCCTTGCAACCCTGGCAACAGGCGGGGCGCTATGATGATGTGCGCCTGAACGCGCTCAGCTTCGCGCTGCTGGCTCCGAACCCGCACAACCTGCAACCGTGGCAGGTGGCGCTGGAGGGCGATGATGCGCTGCTTTTGCACCGCGATCCGACACGCCACCTGCCGGAAACCGATCCCTTTGACCGGCAGATCACCATCGGGCTGGGCTGTTTTTTGGAACAGATGGTGTTGGCGGCAGGGGCGGCAGGATATGCCGTTGACCTGACCCTGTTCCCGCAGGGCCCGGACGGACCGGTTGCCCATGCCGTCTTTGGCGCGGGCGGCGCCGCCGACCCGTTGGCCGCCCATATCCTTGCGCGCCGGTCCTGCAAGGAGCCCTTTGAGGACAAGGCCGTGCCCGCTCCTCTGGCCCGCCAACTTGAAGCATATGCGGACATTTACACCGACGCACCCAGCGTTCAGGCGCTGACATCGCTGACGTGGGACGCCTGGCTGGTCGAAGCGATGACCCCGCGCACCATGCAGGAAAGCGTGGACCTGATGCGTTTTGGCAAGGCCGAGATCAACGCAAACCCCGATGGCATCGACCTGGGTGGACCGTTTCTGGAATCGCTGATGTTGCTGGGGGTCGTCAGCCGCAAGGTGCAGGCCGATCCCGCCAGCACCGGATTCAAGCAGGGGATAGAACTCTATCGGGCAATGTTGCAGGCAACGCCGGCCTATGCGGTTCTGACCTCTCCCACCAACACCCGCACCGATCAGATCGACGCGGGCCGCCGCTGGCTGCGTCTGAACCTTGCGGTCACCGGGCTGGGGCTGTCGCTGCATCCGGTCAGCCAGGCCTTGCAGGAGTATCCCGAAATGGCCGATCACTACGCCACCGCCCACAATCTTCTGGCTCCGCAGGGACATACAGTTCAAATGCTGGGACGGCTGGGCTATGGTCCGTCACGCGCACCCAGCCCGCGCTGGCCACTGGAGACCAAACTCATTGACCGAACCTGA
- a CDS encoding MarR family transcriptional regulator yields MTEPDDPLLLFEIFNEIGIIEQLSRALLEAQLPSGLIAPHFAVLNHLMRRGDGAVPIDMARAFQLPKTSMTHTLRGLAAHGLVELRANPDDGRSKRVWLTPQGRALRDQTIARLAPELAKLSAGFDTVRLLEIQPVLSALRAYMDAARD; encoded by the coding sequence TTGACCGAACCTGACGATCCGCTCTTGCTGTTCGAGATTTTCAACGAGATCGGGATTATCGAACAGCTCAGCCGCGCCTTGCTTGAGGCGCAGCTGCCGTCAGGGTTGATTGCCCCGCATTTCGCTGTGCTGAACCATTTGATGCGACGCGGCGACGGGGCGGTGCCGATCGACATGGCACGCGCTTTTCAGCTGCCCAAAACATCCATGACACATACGTTGCGCGGGCTGGCGGCACATGGGCTGGTGGAGTTGCGGGCAAACCCCGACGACGGCAGGTCAAAGCGGGTGTGGCTGACGCCGCAAGGGCGGGCGCTGCGCGACCAGACCATCGCGCGGCTTGCACCAGAGCTTGCCAAACTCTCCGCAGGGTTCGACACCGTGCGGCTGCTTGAGATCCAGCCGGTGCTGAGCGCGTTGCGCGCCTATATGGACGCCGCGCGCGACTAG
- a CDS encoding alpha-hydroxy acid oxidase, producing the protein MPVITEIADLKRIYERRVPRMFYDYCESGSWTEQTFRDNSSDFDDIRLRQRVAVDMSGRSTKSQMIGQDVAMPVALAPVGLTGMQHADGEIKAARAAEAFGVPFTLSTMSINSIEDVAEATTAPFWFQLYTMRDTDYVSRLIQRAKDAKCSALVITLDLQILGQRHKDLKNGLSAPPKLTLKTMANLATKWAWGIEMLGAKRREFGNIVGHVKGISDTSQLSSWTAEQFDPSLDWNKIAKLKEEWGGKVILKGILDAEDARMALKVGADAIVVSNHGGRQLDGALSSIRALPAILDAVGDQVEVHLDSGIRSGQDVLKALAMGATGTFIGRAFVYGLGAMGQKGVTKSLEVIHRELDVTMALCGETNVANLGRHNLLIPEDFQGRWQDGH; encoded by the coding sequence ATGCCTGTCATCACCGAAATTGCCGATCTCAAACGTATTTACGAACGCCGCGTGCCGCGCATGTTCTATGATTATTGCGAAAGCGGGTCGTGGACCGAGCAGACGTTTCGCGACAATTCGTCCGATTTCGATGACATCCGCCTGCGCCAGCGCGTGGCTGTGGACATGTCGGGGCGCAGCACCAAAAGCCAGATGATCGGGCAGGATGTGGCGATGCCAGTGGCCCTTGCCCCCGTCGGGCTGACGGGAATGCAGCATGCCGATGGCGAGATCAAAGCCGCCCGTGCCGCCGAAGCTTTTGGCGTGCCGTTCACCCTCTCGACCATGTCGATCAACTCGATCGAGGACGTCGCCGAGGCGACAACCGCCCCCTTCTGGTTCCAGCTGTATACGATGCGCGACACAGATTACGTCAGCCGCCTGATCCAGCGCGCCAAGGATGCGAAGTGTTCGGCGCTGGTAATCACACTGGATTTGCAAATTCTGGGCCAGCGCCACAAGGACCTGAAAAACGGCCTGTCCGCCCCGCCCAAACTGACGCTCAAGACCATGGCCAACCTGGCAACCAAATGGGCCTGGGGCATCGAGATGCTGGGGGCCAAACGGCGCGAGTTCGGCAATATCGTGGGCCACGTCAAAGGCATCAGCGATACGTCCCAACTCAGTTCATGGACTGCAGAGCAGTTCGACCCCTCGCTGGACTGGAACAAGATTGCCAAGCTCAAGGAAGAATGGGGCGGCAAGGTGATTCTCAAGGGCATTCTGGACGCCGAAGACGCCAGGATGGCACTGAAAGTCGGGGCAGATGCGATTGTGGTCAGCAACCACGGCGGGCGACAGCTGGACGGGGCGCTGTCCTCGATCCGCGCCCTGCCCGCGATCCTGGACGCAGTGGGCGATCAGGTCGAGGTGCATCTCGACAGCGGTATCCGTTCGGGTCAGGACGTGCTGAAGGCGCTGGCGATGGGGGCCACCGGCACCTTTATTGGCCGGGCCTTTGTCTACGGGTTGGGCGCGATGGGGCAGAAAGGTGTTACCAAATCGCTTGAGGTCATTCACCGCGAGCTGGACGTCACCATGGCCCTGTGCGGCGAGACAAATGTTGCAAATCTGGGACGCCACAACCTGCTGATCCCCGAAGATTTTCAGGGCCGCTGGCAAGACGGGCACTGA